The region ACCAGAGATTTTTAAGGGATGAAGCAAAGGTGACTGTAAATGGAATCCTGCTTGTCTGTCCATTTTCCCTGGAAACTGCTGGTCCTAAGTCACCAAGCTGTGATTTTCAGTGACATGGCAGCTCCAACACTGGGGTGTTGTTTGTGTTGAGAACCCAAAATGCAATGCTTCATTTCAAAGCAGTAACAGACTCTTTCATTCATAAGCCTTTAATCGATGAATGGTTTATGTTTGATGAAGTATCTCTTGATCGGAGGCATTGGCCTCCTGCTTTGGCCGCCCCTCGTCCCTCTGGGACGGAACAGGGGTGTAAAGGGCACAGTCTGCTTCCCCAGGAAGACAGGGATTAGGGACGGAGGCTGGAGTTCTTTTTACCTCCATGAGCGGTTTCCAAAGTGGCTTCCTTGAGATGGACCTCGAGGCTGAGTTTCTCCAGATGAACTGAGTGTTTCCTTTAAAAGTCATCTGAAGACTGCTCTTAGAGCCGGGTGACGTGCATGCAGTTTGACAGCTGGAAGAGTAGGCGTGGCTCCCTCGTGCATCCAGAAATGAGAACGGGGACCACGAAACTTGAGTCATTCTGAAACCCCTTGTCTTGGACGGCTGGGCTGTCTGATCCGGAGCTCTTCCTTGTTTGTTAAAAGTTCCCCTCTGAGAGCCCGTGCACCCCACATGGCACCAGCGTGGCGGCAGTGGCCTCCGCTGACCCAGCGTTTGCTCACGCGATGGCCGCTTTGCCGCACGGAACTGGCAGAGGCTTCTGTCCGCGTGCTTCTCTGATGGCGCTCTCTCTCTCTAGGATCGGGGTTGGCTGGGAAAGAGAACATGTGTTTACACTGTAATTTGTGTTGTATGGTCAACCACATCATGGGGTCCCTTCAATTTTCTCAATGGTCTTTTAGGAAGAGCCAATGAAGTGGAGGTGAAAAATGAAATGGTGGAGCATGAGGGGAAAAGAGAAATCTTGCAGAACTCTGAGCAAAGACAGCACAAAGAGGACCCGGGAGAGAACTGTGTGGACACAGAGGTGTTACATCCTGGTGACAATGCCGAGGACCAGAAAACCTCTGAAGACAGTGCCCCCGCCCCAGGAACTTTAGTCAGATCCGAGAATGAGGAACAGGTTCAAAGCCAAATTCTAGAaaattctgtttccttccctGCAGACACCCAGCAGGTTGAGTCAAGTGAGGTCATAAACAGTGAACTAGTTGGTGAAATCCCAGATCCTGGGATTGGGCGGGGCAGTGGTAATGCTTTGGATATCGAAAATCAAAGGGAAGAATGTgctgaagaacaggaaaaaggaaaacaggaagattTGAAGACCAACTTGGGAGAGATGAGCACAAAACCATGTCAGGAGTCTGCTCCTCCGCAGATCTCTGAGGCTGAACGGGAGAGCAGTGCAGACCCTAGCAAGCAGAGTGGGAGCCCCACAAAGGCTGAGCCAGAGGCAGGGCTCACGGGGCTGGGGGAGCAGGGGGGCAGCACAGCCTCAGGTCCTCTAAGTGGTAGTGAGGACCCAGGGAGTCACCATGAAACATGCCTGGTAGATGCCCTGGAGGGGCCAGACCCCAGCGCAGGGCAGGATGTAGAGGAGGAACTCGCTAGCCAGGAGGTAGCTGAGCCCAGGGAGGCCCCAGCTCAGAGCACAGAGGCAGGTGGGGAGAACGAGGGGGAGGAGGATGAAGGAAGGAACTCAAGGGAGGTGAAGCCAACTGAGCTAGGGGGCCAAACCAGCCCTCGTTCTCCCGAAGCCGAAAGCAGTCCTCAGGAGGTGACGGACCCAAGGGTGGAAGATGCTGAAAGTGAACCCCTGGATGCGAAAGACCCCAATGAGGAGAATGACCAACAGGGAGAGGCATTGGATTTGTCGCAAAAGAAGACgaagagcaagaaaaagaaaaacaagaagaaaaaatcaCTGGCACCCGCAGAGATCAAAGATGTTCAGAGAGAGTTAACATTTCAGAACCCAgatttaagtgaagtgaaagaagaGCAGGGAAAAGTCACTAATGAAAAACCGGTTGTAGATGCCCAAAACGAGGTTAGTAAAACCCCAAAACAGAACAGTGTAGCAGAGGGCAGTGAAAATAGTGATGGTCCAGAAAATCCTGAAATTGAATTGGATGGAAAACTTAACCAAGACGATGCTGCTGTAAACACTAAGGCTGATGGAGACACATTGGATTTTGAAGATAATTTGATTCAGTCGTCAGGCACCAGTAATAAAGAATTAGACGAAGGTGCTGTAAAAGATGAGGCTGAGGAAGATGGCAGGGCTCCCAGTGGTCCTCCAGGTCCAGAAAATATAGAGGTGCCCAGCTGTGCCCTGCTCGAAGATGGAAGTCCTGCAAAGGACACTAACCATGCCTCCCAAACAGAAGGCACAGAAGGGCATGTGATGTCAGAAAGTCTAGATCAGACAGGCAGAGAGTTTTCAGACAGTGCGCATCTAGAAAACGATGGCCTGGCAGCAACAGATGAGGCGGGGGACTTTAattcagaaagcaaggaagagaaGACAGGTGGGACCGGGAAGGGCAGAAGCAAAGAGGACTGCACCATGTCGTAggttggggcagggtcctggggaGCGCCCAGGGCTGCACAGCAAGTCCGCTGGGAGAGACTCAGAGAATGTTCTAGATCAGTACAGATGCCCCGAAGGACAGTCGACCACCAGGTTATGTACTCCTTCAAGCTACATAGACTGTTACCTGTAGATTTCTGTTTCATCATTAAAGTTATCACCCTGATGGGAAGGACTCTTCTGTTATCAGAGTAAGTTCTCATGGGGAGCATTCCAAAAGTATCAGGCAGCGATGTATACTGTTTTGTTTCTGCTTAAAATCAAAATCCAAACATTTAGCTTTTGCCTTAAGCTGATTTGAATGTGCATATTCTTGACCAAATGTATCAGCATCTAACTGAAAGGACCAAATAGTATCCTGAGATTTCCACATTATAATTTAAGTGGTCTCATTTAAACATATGTGCGTTCATGTTTGATTTtcatatgtataatataacctgtatggtattttatttaaaaagacataaacagCAAAGCAGTGTATAGGTCACTGAGTCATGAGATTTGCACCTTAGGACAATAATTTATCACATGAGGGATAGCAAATAGCTTACTTGCCTTTACCTCGTAAAAGTATCTTATCTCAGACCAATACTTTTCCATCTCATTCTTGAGGATACCTGAATTTATTTTGTAGGAGATTTTGACTTTGTGCCAATTATGTACCAAAGTTATTTTATGCAAAGACTTTTTTTGTTCTGAAAGAGATATATGTTGTAATTGCATTTCCTACTGCAGGATTTGGGCAGGGAGAatcatttctgaaatttatttttttaaccttaaaattaGTTCTCTTTGTATTTGTCTAATCATTATTCAGTAGAGCAACACAAAAGGACCCTTGTGCAAACTGCTGAGTAGAGTCTAACAGGATATTTTTAATAGTTGAATCACTTTTGGTTATTTtggtataaatattttcatttgttggTTTTCAGTATATTCTTAGTGAAAATTTGTTGTTTCGATCCtcctaaacaaaatatatattttctatatgaagaaacattttaaaataattgtaaagttaaataaaaatcattGTAAAATATTACCAGGGGATGTACAGTATGAATGCTGTTGACACTTTATGAGATCACATGACTTCATATTATTGTTACAAGGTGTAATTGAGTGCAAAAAAGACCCAAAGCCTCAACAAAACTTGAGGCAAACGGAAGTGTTACTATGTCGTTGAAATAAAGACGTTTTATAATTTTACACACCTGTGATTTCACTCTCGTGCGACTTGAATTCTGGTTGTGGCTGCATAATGCTGTCTTTAATCTACTTTTGTCTGCTTCTGGGCTGCTGATCCCCAGTCGGGGTTCCAGAGAGAGCTCCTGCTTCATGGCCTTTGCCGACGGTGAACAGCTCCGCTCCCGGCACCCACCCTGGGGCCAGTGTGGGGCCGCCCTTGAGCGAGGCCTTTTCCTCAGGGACTCTCCTGTGACCTGTGGCTCTGACGAAGGGCTCAGTTGAGAAGCGGCTCCATCCCGTGCTTTCGCATGCTTCCAGGTGCCGACATTTGGACTGTTTCAAAGAGGATGATGGGAACTTCAAATAAACACTGTTTCTGCATCCCGTCCTAAAGCAGGGGACAATGGGACTGACCAGTTCTATCCACTTACGCCACGTGCATAGGAAACCAGGAGGCCTGCTAGACCATCAGGTCCAAGGGCCTCCACAGACTTGCAAGTCGGTGTCTCTAACTTTAGCAAAGCTCTGCTCGGACTGGAATACACTCTGAAGCAGCCCTCCTTCCTACCTTTCAAGGCCTCTGGGGAAGTGATTCAAGAGCCGAACTCCATGATGAGCTCATAAAAACCTTTTAAagtctttcctctgtttctcatGTTATTCAACAGCACATTTAAGGGCCTTGCAATACACTTCCCATCCCTCAGCAGTCTCAGCTGTTCACTCCTGCATTTAATCAATGAACATGTAGGTCACCTCCTATATAGAAGGCGCTGGGAGCAAGCACATAGGACCAGCCTCTAGGGGGAGCAGGAGCTGAGAATTGCAAAGGGGAGCAAAAGAGAAGACAAGGATTCTAAAGGGTCAAACGATTCTTGATCATCTAAGAGCCTTCATTATGAACATCAGTGACTCTGCTCCGAGGACGAGATGATATTACTTCACCCAGTAATTAATGTGCAGGTGAAGGCCCCTGAATTACCAAGAAATGGTTGCCTCTGGTGTATTTGGTGTTGGAAGGTGTGGGAGTCAtgaattggccaaaaagttcacttgaGTTTTTCtataccatcttatggaaaaacccgaatgaactttttgcccAACCTAATATATAAGGCAGTTTGGGAAAGATCGCAATGTCAAATGAATCAGActcaaaaaagaatcaaaaggttACCTGCCAAACACATCCCCAGAGTAACCTGGACTGCTGAGGTTTCACTATAATAAGGACAGAGAAAAACATGGATCACTGATTCTTTAAATCAAAAAGCGGGGATATTTTTCAGCCTCAAACCAGAACATAGTGGCTATGTGTAAAATGTTAATCTTCCTTTCAAAGTATAAATAAGTATAattatgagtttattttaaaagatagagaAAGGTACTGAGAATTTTGAATTATAGGCTATTTTATCACATACACAGGTTGGGAAGcagtaaaatttttgaaaagaatgttTAAGAATTACTTTCTGTAACATTGAGTATTTCTAGTTAAAGGAAAACCTAATGACCTGAGCATTTAAATTTCCACTGTCACTGTGAGCCTGGAATGCTGCTTCTGGGAGTTTAGACAGTTTAGGGTTCCTGTTTTCTGTTAATAGATCCCTTTCCTAGGCGTCCCCTTTGTGCAACATGCCAGCATGACCATCGAAACGAGGACACAGCAGTAAGACTCATTCCAAGTGTTGGAtccaaaaggaaaggaaggggtgTTTGTGAGTGTGCTACATTCGGAATATGTACTTATTCCGTGTGATGGTCTTACATAGGGAAAACTATCAGGAGAAAAACCCCTTTCACCCTTTCTGCCCCTCTTACTTCAAAGACGTGCGTATTTTTCAAGACATGAAAGGCTTCAGCTgttcaactgaactgaaacagcgGCTGGTGCGAGGAATCTGTACAGACCTCTTTGGCCCCATaagcaggagaaaaaaagaatcgcCTTCAGCAGCCTGTCCTGTCCCAGTTCTCCCTGTTTTAGGAAGGAGGGGTGATCCTAGCGTGGGAGGCTAGGCCTGGGCAAGATGGAAACTGACCACATGGATTAAGATCAAACTAAGTCAGTGcaagaaggaagcagagaggacCACACACAGTGGACTTCTCGAGACCTGTCTTATGATCATTATCTTCGCAAATATGGGGGGAGATCACTTTTCTCTGCAGGGGGGCGAGGAGGCTTAAGGATGGGAGAAATTAACCTAAGGATGAAAATTATTCTTCTGAGTGTGTATCATTATAAGTAAGCTATTTACCTTTTCTGTGCCTCACTGTACTGTCTGAAATTGGGGTTAGAACCTGCCTTTTAGAGTGGCGATGAGGATTAGATCCAAGTAAAGCAGTAAAGAGAGGCGTGGTTGTTGCTGGTGGTCGACCGTGCTGCAGCCGGGACAGACGGAGTCACAGCACTCGGGgcccccagggcagggctgggggcctggtgcTTGCTTGCTGCCGCCCGGACTGCATGCATGGTCTGCCACTTTGTTCCCTGTTTCACAGGCCTCTAAAGTTCACACCAGAGAGTGTGTTGGGATTTAATATATCGGGTGAGTGGGCCAAAAATCTCGTTTGCATTTTTCCATTCAATCTTATGGAAAACCCCaagcgaactttttggccaacccaatataaaaaccagatttttttaaaaggtaaactgTTGACACTGTTactaaaataactttaatttccaATTGCTTTTAACTTCCTAATATAAAGGAAAACTCAGTCTGAGACTTTGTGACTTAGTTTTCTTAAATGCTCATCCTTTGGGTGTCACAGACCAGTGATGAGTAGGATTGTTTAGTGAGCATAGGTTTGCGACACTCTTGCTGAGTATCACAGTGATTACCAGTCAGGCCTCACTATTCACTTGACAAGTTAGACTTGTTGATTTTTAAAGCTGTAAAAAAGtggtactcatttttttttttttattgaagtgtagttgagttacaatactatgttagttccacatgtataacatatatgaaaacatagttcagtatttttataggttACACTTTATTTCCTGACCTATACAGTATATCCTTTAGCCTTTTTATACCTGGTATTTCGTACCTGTTCATCTTCTCCATCTtgctcctttcccttccctttccccagtGATAAccacctgtgagtctgtttccctcttgttaaattcatttgttttattcttcagATCCCATGTATGTGATAACACAcagtttgtctttctttgactacagtgctcattttctttatatcaggcaattttgcttctttctcttctccagtttcCTTAAACTATCTAGTTTTAATCTTCTCCAATTCTGCTTTAAAATTTCtcacatttctctttatttttcatgtttccacTGTAAGACTAAAGGTCACATTACCCTTGTTTTTTTTATTGCTAGCaatattattacatttttaacagtttttactTGCTATTTGAAAACttctaatagaaaaaataataataaaattgtaaatGGACCCATGAACCTCAAATCCCTTTCTGTTATATTCAGTGTTTCTTACGCCTGTGTTATTGTATATAGGAGTATATACAGGATGAAGTGAAAAGTGATATTGCATACGAGAgccaggtttttaatttttttaaatttttgtttcagtGTTGGGTGCATTTATGGAAAGGACAAAAGATCTGTCAGAAGCAATTTGTATGTCAATTAAAACAGAACTCAGAAGGATGATAAATGTATCTTACACGCAacattttctgctttcatttatttggttGTTATGCCTTTCAAAATAGCAACTTAGGATGTTGGGAAGAGAATTGAGAAAGCATATAATTTGGATTAGAATGAGGATAGAtgacttttcaaaaatgaaaacaaaggtgTGTTTTTATGAATTATTTCCGTTTCACACATCTAATCCAATCTGGGCAGTGTGAGTGCACTGCCCCTCGGGAAGAGGAGCCTCAGGCCAGGAGGCGGTCTGACTCAGACAGCCGGGTTTAGGCAAACAGTGAGCGCAGTGGTCGGGGGGCCTCAGGAAAGCTGTTGGGCTGGGGTCCTCATCGGTAGAGGGGCAGTGAGGCGGCAGTGCCTCCCCTGGGGCTTCGTGGGCGGCGGTGCGAGTCGCCGGGGCGCACCACGTCACACACTGGCATCCATCATCAGCTCGTCCTGATTTTGCCTGGAAAAACTGGTGTAGGGTGCTGCCCCTGAAACCCGCCCCAGTCTTCGTTGCCCCCTCTGTACTCTGGAGACTGTATTCCTCGATGCCCCTTCACAGAGACATTGGGGAGATTTCTGGgtgcttcagttcagctcagttgctcagtcgtgtccgacttcgcgaccccacggattgcagcacgccaggtttccctgtcctccaccgtctcctggagcttgctccaactctgGGTGCTTACGTACATGCAGACTTCTGTGTCTGGGGGGAGGAATGGCGGAAACCTGAGCTGTGACTTCGTCCACCCGCAAAAGAAGAGCAGCGCCTTACAAGTGGGTTAGCCGGTGTGTTATCAGCACACTTAGGGGCCATAAACAACTCTGATGTGGGTGCGTCTTTGAGAGAAATGAAGAAGATACACACGTCTGGGGTAGAAACTCGGAAAGTCAAGGCTGATGAAAATACTGGTTATATCTGGTCATGATTCTCGGTGTGTTTGTAATACCTTGCTAATGATGTTAAACCGTGAAGCCTGTGAGATCTTGTGTTGCAGTGTGGTTTGGCCTTAGAGCTCTTGCATGCTAACCCAAAGTAGAAGATTAGCCTGCTTGCATGCAGCCGGATACTGCCCTACGAGACAAGCATGTGTGGGAGGTTGACGCGGCTCAGCCCTCCCTTGGCTGAATTCCTCCCCATCCTGTCTGTGGCCTCATTCACTGTGGTACGTGCGTAATACCCTCATCATCAGTTTCACTAACCCCAGTGCTCATTCTGCGGTTTAGCCACCTGCTGAAAGGGGCATTCACTGAGTCTCCTAAACCTGttatctttctgatttctttagaTATTAGGTTGAAAAAGCTTGTTGACGAACGGGAATGCTTATTGGAACAggtaacaatctttttttttaattactttttgagTTCTGGAATGGGGCACCTAAAACCGGGATCCTTCCCACTCTAGCTTCTTGCTTCATCAGGAAACCCCTGATACATCATGCCTGAAAATAATTATCAAGCCAGCCAGTATTCTTAATGTTTTTATCCAAGTAAGACATCAGAAGTCATACTAGACTTATGGGACATGTGTCCCAAAGATTCAAGGCCATGTTCTGAATTTGGCACACTTTACATGAATTCCTGATTAAATAAGAGATTTGGGTAGAAGACCTTGAATAAACATTGAGAGGCAAGGGTGTTTCTGAAACATTCCAACACCCTTCCTCTTCTACCTGCTCATAAAGGTCAgttctgaggcttccctggtggtccagtggttaagaatccaccttccaatgcagggggtgcactATCAATCCCGGGTTGGGGAATTAAGGTCCCATATTCAAAAATCTTTTCAGGTCAGTTTTGTAATCTCTCAGTGATCAGCACCCCTCTCCGGCAGGTATTTCCTGCTTATAGCTGATCCAAGTTATTTTCACTGCTGTTTACCTACCTTGATCTCTTCTGCCTCAAGAAATCCTACACAGTAGTATGCCTTGGTCTTTTTCATAGTGggatagtgaaagtcactcagtcatgtccaactctttgtggccccatggactatacagtccatgagattctccaggccagaatactggagtgggtagcctttcccttctccaggggaatctttccaacccagggatcaaaaccaggtctcccacattccaggcagattctttgacagctgagctaccagggaagccctttttcatATGCAAGGTAGTATTATTAAGAAATTATTCCACAATCACTTTCTAAGGAAAATCGACTCTTCTCATTTTTCCCTCGTAAGCCTAATCAACGGTATCTGCCTCACTTTTTTCAAGTTTTGAAGATTTCTCTCAAAATTGGGTAAACCACTAAATGTGGTGAGAGGACTCTCTTGAAGTGTCTGTGATCTTCTGTAAACCTGTGTCCGTGGTAATTCTGTACTTGCTTTCAAAGCAGTGTGCACCGATGGTCTGTATCAATGTTCTGTTCTGCCCCTGTCAGTGGCGGTGGGGAGGACTTCCAAAAAGTCCACAGAGATTGGAGGCTAACAGGACCAGGGCTGGGAGACTCCCCATTGCACAACAGAAAAttccacacacaacacacacacacatggctgtTAATTGCAATCCCAACTACTCTAGGTGTCTCTCAGAGGGAAGAAAGCCATGTAGAGGTCAACCCCTTGAAGGTTGCAGGCAAACCTGCAACCTGATGGGGTTCTGTTGGGGACAGTGCTTCTGTGCCTGGAAGGTTCCTGGTGGCATAGCTGTCTTTTTAGTGAATAAAGCAAACAGAATTGTATACAGATTTACGAACTTGTAGAttaatacttgggcttccctggtggctcagctgataaagaatctgcctgccaaagcaggagatgcaggttcgatccctggattgggaagatcccctggagtaggaaatggcaatctgctccagtattcttgcctgggaagtcccatggacagaggagcctggtgggctatagtccaaaatgtcgaaaagagtcggacatgactgagtgcacatgcATACATAGATAAACACTAAAACCATTTTATGGAAAAATCTTCTGAACTCAAGAGGTATTTCAACCTTAGAGATAATTTTTCACCCAGAGTTACAAAATAATGCATGCCTGATACTGTGAATATAGTCTCATTTTCATCCATTATACTATTACTCTCAAAGAAGAGTGCTCACTGGTGGAAggtttttcatttatgtattatttgggtTTGTTTCTTGACAAACAAATCAAAAGAGAGACACTCCCCATCTTCCCAGTGGGTTGTAACATTTTACTGTATTTCTCTCCTTCTTTATGTAACCCTTCACCTTAGAGAATCACGAAATGATGGCAGGACAACATCAGATTGTACTTGTGGGGCATGGGGTTTGACTTGACATGCTCCTTCCTTTCTGATAGGCTCTAGTCTcatttaaaatagagaaattaataTACTTTATTGGTGGATATTTTCAGATTAAGAAACTCAAGGGGCAGCTGGAAGAGAGACAGAAGAATATCAGATTAGACACTCTGCACCCGGAAGATGGTGTCTTACAAAATGGGACGGACGTGCACGTGATGGATCTACAGAGTAAATGTCAATCCTCATGTAGAAGGAATCCCTTAGCTGTGTGCGGTTTTTATTGTACTGGTGCAGGCGGAGAAAACTATCATGGCAAGGAGTGGCCAGTGTTCCCCCATGTCCTCCCAGAAGCCCTTGAGTacagaagcagaaagctgtttcttTGTGGGCTAGGACAAGGAAGAGCAGTGGGCAGGACAAGCATGTTTCTGTCTGAGCCTAGGAAACAGAACAGGTGCCCCAGAATGAGCACCAGGGTACCACCAGATGACTTGCTGCTAGAAACCACATTTGCTCTGCTGGATACAGTCTTCGGATCTGCTGACTGTATGGGGGAAGTCAGAAGGTATTTTTCCATGCCAGTAaactgagtaggaaatggcaatctgctccagtattcttgcctgggaaaccccatggacagaggagcctggcgggctaaagtccaaagtgttgcaaagagtcagacgtgactaagcacgcatgctTAGTTTAGATAAACACTAAAACTATTTATGGAAAAATCTCCTGAACTCAAGAGGAATTTCAACcttaaagataatttttcacCCAGAGTTACAAAATAATGCATGCCTGATACTGTGAATATAtcagtgaagagctgactctttggaaaagaccgaggtgctgggaaagattgaggccaggaggaaaaggggatgacagagggtgaggtggttagatagcatcactgactcaatagacatgagcctgagcaaactccaggagatactgaaggacagggaagaatggagggctgcagtccacgaggttgcaaagtcggacgtgacttagcggctgaacaacagcaacaacaaaactagAAAGAGGCTTAAAGGGATAAAAGCATGCCCCgtctctctgcctcctcccccttcccccaccatttctttgtcttctttgctCTAAGGTGCGCTCCCTGCGAGGTGAGAGCGCCTCCTCAGTTGTGGGGCCACAACAGGCAAGATTACAAGGTTAAGGGCTTGGTTCCCAGTAACtattgttttaacattttaaaagcccCAAGAGCTTAacaaattttccttctctttcaaccTTTAGGGGATGCCAACAGACAGATCAGCGACCTCAAATTTAAACTTGCAAAATCTGAGCAAGAGATAACTGCATTAGAACAAAATGTACGTGCACACTTTTAAGCAATCACGGGCAGCCCAGCCGATGATTAACTGAAATTTTATATGCTAGAAAGAACTCACCCTTCAAAGGCTGAGgacagaaagaggcagagaattTTAGAGCCAAAAAAACATCCAAAGGAGGATAAACAAGGCAGCAAGACTCTCCAAGCATTTCCCACAAGGAGAGAACATAGAGAGGGAAAGGTCATTGCTAGGATCTGGGCTGTTATAGGGCCGTCCCTATGGCTCCAACTGTAAAAAGTcagcctgcagtgtggagaccccggtttgatccctgggtcgggaagaacccctggagaaggaaatggcaacccactccagtattcttgcctggaaaatcccatggatggaggagcctggcgggctacagcccatggggtcacaaagtgggaCACTTATAATCAATGTCAAtcctttatagggcttccctggtaactcagaagtaaagaatccacctgccaatgcaggagatgtgggtttgatcccagggtcacggcaatcccctggagaaggaactggcaacccactcctgtattcttgcctgagaaatcccaaggtcagagaagcctggtgggct is a window of Muntiacus reevesi chromosome 1, mMunRee1.1, whole genome shotgun sequence DNA encoding:
- the LRRFIP1 gene encoding leucine-rich repeat flightless-interacting protein 1 isoform X5, with the translated sequence MDMGTQGSGRKRLPNRERLTAEDDALNQIAREAEARLAAKRAARAEAREIRMKELERQQKEIYQVQKKYYGLDTKWGDIEQWMEDSERYSHRSRRNTSASDEDERMSVGSRGSLRSQPDLEYGGPYAWTNGYDGDLYGSQSLSRRSGRNSSYSGDSRFSTLSSSREDTLGLSCSDLRLRSRGLVPKPLSAQNGNRPSYLYSAARPAGSNRAPMERKAPCPESVFLPQASVSDESSLGGARRGSACSSQALGGQASELSSHFKSSSRASSRASSARASPVVEERPEKDFTEKGSRSLPGLSAATLASLGGTSSRRGSGDTSISIDTEASIREIKDSLAEVEEKYKKAMVSNAQLDNEKTNFMYQVDTLKDMLLELEEQLAESRRQYEEKSKEFEREKHAHSILQFQFAEVKEALKQREEMLEEIRQLQQKQASYIREISDLQETIEWKDKKIGALERQKEFFDSVRSERDDLREEVVVLREELKKHGIILNSEIATNGEMPDTLNSIALQTSTKMTKEELNALQATGDGTLGRANEVEVKNEMVEHEGKREILQNSEQRQHKEDPGENCVDTEVLHPGDNAEDQKTSEDSAPAPGTLVRSENEEQVQSQILENSVSFPADTQQVESSEVINSELVGEIPDPGIGRGSGNALDIENQREECAEEQEKGKQEDLKTNLGEMSTKPCQESAPPQISEAERESSADPSKQSGSPTKAEPEAGLTGLGEQGGSTASGPLSGSEDPGSHHETCLVDALEGPDPSAGQDVEEELASQEVAEPREAPAQSTEAGGENEGEEDEGRNSREVKPTELGGQTSPRSPEAESSPQEVTDPRVEDAESEPLDAKDPNEENDQQGEALDLSQKKTKSKKKKNKKKKSLAPAEIKDVQRELTFQNPDLSEVKEEQGKVTNEKPVVDAQNEVSKTPKQNSVAEGSENSDGPENPEIELDGKLNQDDAAVNTKADGDTLDFEDNLIQSSGTSNKELDEGAVKDEAEEDGRAPSGPPGPENIEVPSCALLEDGSPAKDTNHASQTEGTEGHVMSESLDQTGREFSDSAHLENDGLAATDEAGDFNSESKEEKTGGTGKGRSKEDCTMS
- the LRRFIP1 gene encoding leucine-rich repeat flightless-interacting protein 1 isoform X16 is translated as MDMGTQGSGRKRLPNRERLTAEDDALNQIAREAEARLAAKRAARAEAREIRMKELERQQKEIYQVQKKYYGLDTKWGDIEQWMEDSERYSHRSRRNTSASDEDERMSVGSRGSLRSQPDLEYGGPYAWTNGYDGDLYGSQSLSRRSGRASVSDESSLGGARRGSACSSQALGGQASELSSHFKSSSRASSRASSARASPVVEERPEKDFTEKGSRSLPGLSAATLASLGGTSSRRGSGDTSISIDTEASIREIKELNELKDQIQDVEGKYMQGLKEMKDSLAEVEEKYKKAMVSNAQLDNEKTNFMYQVDTLKDMLLELEEQLAESRRQYEEKSKEFEREKHAHSILQFQFAEVKEALKQREEMLEEIRQLQQKQASYIREISDLQETIEWKDKKIGALERQKEFFDSVRSERDDLREEVVVLREELKKHGIILNSEIATNGEMPDTLNSIALQTSTKMTKEELNALQATGDGTLGRANEVEVKNEMVEHEGKREILQNSEQRQHKEDPGENCVDTEVLHPGDNAEDQKTSEDSAPAPGTLVRSENEEQVQSQILENSVSFPADTQQVESSEVINSELVGEIPDPGIGRGSGNALDIENQREECAEEQEKGKQEDLKTNLGEMSTKPCQESAPPQISEAERESSADPSKQSGSPTKAEPEAGLTGLGEQGGSTASGPLSGSEDPGSHHETCLVDALEGPDPSAGQDVEEELASQEVAEPREAPAQSTEAGGENEGEEDEGRNSREVKPTELGGQTSPRSPEAESSPQEVTDPRVEDAESEPLDAKDPNEENDQQGEALDLSQKKTKSKKKKNKKKKSLAPAEIKDVQRELTFQNPDLSEVKEEQGKVTNEKPVVDAQNEVSKTPKQNSVAEGSENSDGPENPEIELDGKLNQDDAAVNTKADGDTLDFEDNLIQSSGTSNKELDEGAVKDEAEEDGRAPSGPPGPENIEVPSCALLEDGSPAKDTNHASQTEGTEGHVMSESLDQTGREFSDSAHLENDGLAATDEAGDFNSESKEEKTGGTGKGRSKEDCTMS